Proteins encoded in a region of the Anopheles ziemanni chromosome 2, idAnoZiCoDA_A2_x.2, whole genome shotgun sequence genome:
- the LOC131281721 gene encoding uncharacterized protein LOC131281721 has protein sequence MRMDIFRWLPGACGSLGPALIPPAHIAVLWYFWQNYSRFVDKRFCSCSCWDTVFKGTYESGIASYKHMYFNATQNTMKMWLLIVVGVIALYECTKHLVQLLLQSKVRYTMIVLFLLSIFSHYYAWWAYLNYYNDEYYHQWNHQLFFTITELISTSFVLHLGNVENQVTARKTLSIVGIALLHILASGVDQFISNVFRGEGYPHQVVRDLGFMIPDVMHLILPLWLLRQTRLESFSTRPFYRDRNLRRDVVLMFFVVTVLFTICSFL, from the exons ATGAGGATGGACATCTTCCGGTGGCTTCCGGGGGCCTGCGGGAGTCTCGGGCCGGCACTCATTCCACCGGCTCACATTGCCGTCCTCTGGTACTTCTGGCAGAACTATTCCCGCTTCGTGGACAAGCGCTTCTGCTCGTGTTCGTGCTGGGACACGGTTTTTAAGG gAACGTACGAATCCGGGATCGCCTCGTACAAGCACATGTACTTCAATGCGACACAGAACACGATGAAGATGTGGCTGCTGATCGTGGTCGGTGTGATCGCGCTGTACGAGTGCACGAAACACCtggtgcagctgctgctgcagagCAAGGTGCGCTACACGATGATCGTACTGTTCCTGCTGTCCATCTTCTCGCACTACTACGCCTGGTGGGCCTATCTGAACTACTACAACGACGAGTACTACCACCAGTGGAATCATCAGCTATTTTTCACC atcACTGAGCTCATATCAACCAGCTTCGTGCTGCATCTGGGCAACGTGGAGAACCAGGTGACGGCCCGGAAGACGCTCAGCATCGTGGGCATCGCGCTGCTCCACATTCTCGCCAGTGGTGTCGATCAGTTCATATCAAACGTCTTCCGAGGCGAAGGTTACCCGCATCAG GTCGTGCGTGATCTGGGGTTCATGATACCGGACGTGATGCATCTGATCCTTCCACTGTGGCTGCTGCGCCAGACCCGCCTCGAGAGCTTCAGCACGCGCCCGTTCTACCGGGATCGCAACCTCCGGCGGGACGTGGTGCTGATGTTCTTCGTCGTCACAGTATTATTCACCATCTGTTCGTTCCTCTAG